In Gammaproteobacteria bacterium, one genomic interval encodes:
- a CDS encoding OmpA family protein → MMKMKGIKLFLIASCVVTLAGCHAKKPQDPAAINDANAAYQSAETSGLGEESSFGEEGVEGNQQAQINRKIYFFDFNSFDVHESDKPAIYANANYLMSHPNARVMLEGHTDPRGSREYNIGLGERRAKAVAAILTSRGVNPGQIRIVSYGAEKRAAFGHSEADFQKDRRVVLVYLNR, encoded by the coding sequence ATGATGAAAATGAAAGGGATCAAATTATTTTTAATTGCCAGTTGTGTAGTAACACTTGCGGGTTGTCATGCAAAAAAACCGCAAGATCCAGCTGCGATTAACGATGCTAATGCGGCTTACCAAAGTGCTGAAACTTCAGGGCTAGGGGAAGAATCGTCTTTTGGTGAAGAAGGAGTTGAAGGGAACCAACAAGCACAGATTAACCGAAAAATTTACTTTTTTGATTTTAATAGTTTTGATGTACACGAAAGTGATAAGCCCGCGATTTATGCAAACGCTAATTATCTAATGTCTCATCCTAATGCACGGGTTATGCTAGAAGGCCATACCGATCCACGCGGCAGTCGAGAATACAACATCGGATTAGGTGAAAGACGAGCTAAAGCTGTTGCGGCCATCCTCACTTCGCGTGGGGTGAACCCTGGGCAAATTCGTATCGTAAGTTATGGTGCGGAAAAACGCGCAGCTTTCGGTCACAGCGAAGCAGACTTTCAAAAAGATCGTCGTGTTGTCCTCGTCTATCTCAACCGTTAA
- the ybgF gene encoding tol-pal system protein YbgF gives MKNHFSFLLATCTVGMAFTIMCTGPLWAESAPVFDVDNNAIQQAENNDASPQEEYPMPPPPQGQGQEGTFVPMQPEVMNEPPPRERRETYRESGGAGSSARIDVLQNQVQTLRGQVEHLQRLLEDVQNQQAAIMVELEKRNAQPVIATTSTTIAPNGVASKNVVVKPTETAVVAKTTDLSHQPDVAEEQQIYQTAYNLIKAKKYNDAVNVLQNMLKKYPSGQFASNAHYWLGELYGLLGKNDQALSEFSTVVKSYPDSPRLSDAQLKIGLIYAADLKWADAKAAFKKVINRYPGTTSSRLASEQLKQIKQAGH, from the coding sequence GTGAAAAATCATTTCTCTTTCCTCTTAGCGACATGCACTGTTGGAATGGCGTTCACCATCATGTGTACCGGGCCCTTGTGGGCTGAGTCAGCACCCGTGTTTGATGTGGATAACAATGCTATACAACAAGCTGAAAATAATGATGCTTCCCCCCAAGAAGAGTATCCTATGCCCCCGCCGCCACAAGGTCAGGGGCAAGAAGGTACTTTTGTGCCCATGCAGCCTGAAGTGATGAATGAACCTCCACCACGGGAGCGACGCGAAACGTATCGAGAGTCAGGCGGAGCAGGGAGCAGTGCAAGGATAGATGTATTACAAAATCAGGTGCAAACCTTACGCGGCCAAGTCGAACACTTACAACGCTTATTAGAAGATGTGCAAAATCAACAAGCGGCGATTATGGTGGAACTTGAAAAGCGTAATGCTCAACCTGTCATCGCCACGACTTCAACAACGATTGCACCCAATGGTGTAGCCAGCAAAAATGTCGTAGTGAAACCGACAGAAACTGCCGTGGTTGCAAAAACGACTGATTTGTCACATCAACCGGATGTGGCAGAAGAGCAACAAATTTATCAAACGGCTTATAACTTAATTAAAGCTAAAAAGTACAATGATGCTGTAAATGTCTTACAAAATATGCTAAAAAAATATCCGTCAGGACAATTTGCCTCAAATGCCCATTATTGGCTTGGTGAACTGTATGGGTTGCTAGGCAAAAATGATCAAGCGTTGAGCGAGTTTAGTACAGTGGTAAAAAGCTATCCAGATAGCCCTCGCCTATCAGATGCTCAACTTAAAATTGGTTTGATTTACGCGGCAGATTTAAAATGGGCTGATGCTAAAGCCGCTTTCAAAAAAGTAATTAACCGTTATCCAGGCACTACCTCTTCTCGCTTAGCCTCAGAACAATTAAAACAAATCAAACAAGCAGGTCATTAA